A region from the Nocardioides coralli genome encodes:
- a CDS encoding VOC family protein: MDGIGGLSGWLGTVIGTPDPPGLGRFYQALLGGDLDQGDPAFVTLHRSGTRTYLAFQLEEEHVPPAWPTTPGDQQMQLHLDVGVRSVPDAVRAAEGLGATQASYQPQDDVRVMLDPAGHPFCLYRDAG; encoded by the coding sequence GTGGACGGCATCGGCGGACTCTCGGGATGGCTCGGCACGGTGATCGGCACACCCGATCCCCCCGGGCTCGGTCGGTTCTACCAGGCGCTGCTCGGCGGCGACCTCGACCAGGGCGATCCGGCGTTCGTCACCCTCCACCGGAGCGGGACGCGGACCTATCTTGCCTTCCAGCTCGAGGAGGAGCACGTGCCGCCCGCGTGGCCGACGACGCCGGGTGACCAGCAGATGCAGCTCCACCTCGACGTCGGCGTCCGCTCGGTGCCCGACGCCGTCCGCGCGGCGGAGGGCCTCGGCGCCACCCAGGCGTCGTACCAGCCCCAGGACGACGTCCGCGTCATGCTCGACCCCGCCGGCCACCCGTTCTGCCTCTACCGCGACGCCGGCTGA
- the zwf gene encoding glucose-6-phosphate dehydrogenase, which yields MRDLPPHVLVLFGATGDLAARKLFPGLYTLAARGLLPEEYAVVGSGRSERSDDEVRDLVRQAVDDAVDDVDEGVLEDLLGRLSYCAATDEDGSDLAEVVRAVEDDLDTEVGNVRRLLYLSVPPDVLESMAAMLGREGLTERARLVVEKPFGLDLASSRSLDAALREVAEEDQVFRIDHFLGKEAVQNILALRFANGVLEPAWNRHSIESVQIDVPETLGMEGRGSFYESTGCLRDMVSTHLCQLLGFVALEEPEDLDERSVRDAKAAVFESLRPLDPSRVVLGQYDGYRDEDDVDDDSDVETLVALEAYVDNDRWRDVPFLLRTGKRMAETRRTITLRFRTPATTVLPGAECAANELVLELTDDVQIQLDVRAKRPGPTMHLTEGTFRLDLAEDVDEEEAEPLAAYERLLLDTLEGDRTFFTRSDEVDRLWQVVQPVLDDRPQVHPYEPGSWGPEAAVALAPGGWRLGR from the coding sequence ATGCGCGACCTTCCGCCCCACGTCCTGGTCCTCTTCGGCGCCACCGGCGACCTGGCTGCCCGCAAGCTCTTCCCGGGCCTCTACACGCTGGCCGCCCGCGGGCTCCTCCCCGAGGAATACGCCGTCGTCGGCAGCGGCCGCAGCGAGCGGTCCGACGACGAGGTCCGCGACCTGGTCCGGCAGGCGGTCGACGACGCCGTCGACGACGTCGACGAGGGGGTGCTGGAGGACCTGCTGGGGCGGCTGAGCTACTGCGCGGCCACCGATGAGGACGGCTCCGACCTCGCCGAGGTGGTCCGGGCCGTCGAGGACGACCTCGACACCGAGGTGGGCAACGTGCGCCGGCTGCTCTACCTCTCCGTGCCGCCGGACGTGCTGGAGTCGATGGCGGCCATGCTCGGGCGCGAGGGCCTGACCGAGCGGGCACGGCTGGTCGTCGAGAAGCCCTTCGGCCTCGACCTGGCCAGCTCTCGCAGCCTGGACGCCGCGCTCCGGGAGGTCGCCGAGGAGGACCAGGTTTTCCGCATCGACCACTTCCTCGGCAAGGAGGCGGTGCAGAACATCCTGGCGCTGCGGTTCGCCAACGGGGTGCTGGAACCGGCCTGGAACCGGCACAGCATCGAGTCGGTGCAGATCGACGTCCCCGAGACCCTCGGGATGGAGGGGCGGGGCAGCTTCTACGAGTCGACCGGCTGCCTGCGTGACATGGTCTCGACCCACCTGTGCCAGCTGCTGGGCTTCGTGGCGCTGGAGGAGCCGGAGGACCTCGACGAGCGGTCGGTCCGCGACGCCAAGGCGGCCGTGTTCGAGAGCCTGCGGCCCCTCGACCCCAGCCGGGTCGTGCTCGGTCAGTACGACGGCTACCGGGACGAGGACGACGTCGACGACGACTCCGACGTCGAGACCCTCGTCGCGCTGGAGGCGTACGTCGACAACGACCGCTGGCGCGACGTGCCCTTCCTGCTGCGCACCGGCAAGCGGATGGCCGAGACACGGAGGACCATCACCCTGCGCTTCCGCACCCCGGCCACGACCGTGCTGCCCGGTGCCGAGTGCGCCGCCAACGAGCTGGTGCTGGAGCTCACCGACGACGTGCAGATCCAGCTCGACGTGCGAGCCAAGCGACCCGGGCCCACGATGCACCTGACCGAGGGCACCTTCCGCCTCGACCTGGCCGAGGACGTGGACGAGGAGGAGGCCGAGCCGCTGGCGGCGTACGAGCGGCTGCTGCTCGACACGCTGGAGGGCGACCGGACGTTCTTCACCCGCTCCGACGAGGTGGACCGGCTCTGGCAGGTGGTGCAACCGGTCCTCGACGACCGGCCGCAGGTGCACCCGTACGAGCCGGGCAGCTGGGGGCCCGAGGCGGCGGTGGCCCTGGCGCCCGGCGGATGGCGGCTCGGCCGATGA
- a CDS encoding GuaB3 family IMP dehydrogenase-related protein: protein MTEIEIGRAKRGRRAFSFDDIAIVPSRRTRDPEEVSTAWQIDAYRFELPIVAAPMDSVMSPTTAIALGRHGGLGVLNLEGLWTRYDDPTALLAEVADLDGAEATTRMQDMYAEPIKPELITARLHQMRDAGVTVAGSLSPQRTKEFAKTVVDAGVDMFVIRGTTVSAEHVSSQAEPLNLKEFIYELDVPVIVGGCATYQAALHLMRTGAAGVLVGFGGGAAHTTRTVLGLAVPMASAVADVAAARRDYLDESGGRYVHVIADGSIGRSGDIAKAVACGADAVMVGSPFARASDAPGHGFHWGTEAHHPELPRGQRVQFETVGTLEEILFGPSRVADGTMNLVGALRRAMATTGYTELKEFQRIEVVVE, encoded by the coding sequence GTGACGGAGATCGAGATCGGCCGGGCCAAGCGGGGTCGCCGCGCCTTTTCCTTCGACGACATCGCCATCGTCCCCTCCCGGCGTACCCGCGACCCCGAGGAGGTCAGCACCGCCTGGCAGATCGACGCCTACCGGTTCGAGCTCCCGATCGTCGCCGCGCCGATGGACTCGGTCATGTCGCCGACGACCGCCATCGCCCTGGGCCGCCACGGCGGGCTCGGCGTCCTCAACCTCGAGGGGCTCTGGACCCGCTACGACGACCCGACCGCGCTGCTCGCGGAGGTGGCCGACCTCGACGGCGCCGAGGCGACCACCCGGATGCAGGACATGTACGCCGAGCCGATCAAGCCCGAGCTGATCACGGCCCGCCTCCACCAGATGCGCGACGCGGGCGTGACCGTGGCGGGCAGCCTGAGCCCGCAGCGGACCAAGGAGTTCGCCAAGACCGTCGTGGACGCCGGCGTCGACATGTTCGTGATCCGGGGCACCACCGTCAGTGCCGAGCACGTCTCGAGCCAGGCCGAGCCGCTCAACCTCAAGGAGTTCATCTACGAGCTCGACGTACCGGTCATCGTCGGCGGGTGTGCGACCTACCAGGCCGCCCTCCACCTCATGCGCACCGGCGCGGCCGGCGTCCTCGTCGGGTTCGGCGGGGGAGCGGCCCACACCACGCGCACCGTCCTCGGCCTGGCGGTCCCCATGGCCAGCGCCGTCGCCGACGTGGCCGCTGCGCGCCGCGACTACCTCGACGAGTCCGGCGGCCGCTACGTCCACGTGATCGCCGACGGCTCCATCGGCCGCTCGGGTGACATCGCCAAGGCCGTCGCCTGCGGTGCCGACGCGGTCATGGTCGGCTCGCCGTTCGCCCGCGCCAGCGACGCCCCGGGCCACGGCTTCCACTGGGGGACCGAGGCCCACCACCCCGAGCTGCCCCGCGGCCAGCGGGTCCAGTTCGAGACGGTGGGCACGCTCGAGGAGATCCTGTTCGGCCCCTCGCGGGTCGCCGACGGGACGATGAACCTCGTGGGCGCGCTGCGCCGGGCGATGGCCACCACGGGCTACACCGAGCTCAAGGAGTTCCAGCGGATCGAGGTCGTCGTCGAGTGA
- a CDS encoding glycoside hydrolase family 15 protein, giving the protein MSGQAAISDHGIIGDLRSCALVATDGTIDWFCPQRFDGPSVFGRLLDEDAGHWGIEIVGGHSRTHQFYLPDSAVLVTRFMCPAGVAEVHDFFPLLQAHDPDHRQRLVRRIRSVRGEVTIRTVLQARPDYGRERPSPQRTDAGVLLVDGDVRLGITATHDLEVVDGGVAAEVTLDHGQEARFTLHVLEAGDDLPEESDLEHAFEETTRFWRSWLDRSLYRGRWREMVQRSAITLKLLTHEPTGAVVAAPTTSLPEEVGGERNWDYRYVWVRDAAFTIYALLRLGFTDEAASFMRWLSERMGDDTTSEGGSDGSGLGPLRNLYDLDGNVPGTEHELDHLRGHADSRPVRVGNAAAEQLQLDIYGEVIDSVYLYNKYGPGISVDAWRDMTRIVDWVAEHWEREDAGMWEIRDDPRPHTTSRLMCWVAIERMIRMARQRGLPGDLSAWGRVRDAIQRHVVEDCWNDELGSFVQHAGGDTVDAGLLLMPLVKFLAPNDPRFLSTLEALEDRLVADSLVFRYDLGRAPDGLDGVEGTFSICSFWYVEALTRAGRLEDARLALEKMFTYANHLGLYAEQVGLTGDQLGNFPQAFTHLSLISAAINLDRALG; this is encoded by the coding sequence ATGAGCGGGCAGGCCGCGATCTCCGACCACGGGATCATCGGCGACCTGCGCAGCTGCGCCCTGGTCGCGACCGACGGGACCATCGACTGGTTCTGTCCGCAGCGCTTCGACGGCCCGAGCGTCTTCGGCCGCCTGCTCGACGAGGACGCCGGCCACTGGGGCATCGAGATCGTCGGCGGCCACAGCAGGACCCACCAGTTCTACCTGCCCGACTCCGCGGTGCTGGTGACGCGGTTCATGTGCCCGGCGGGGGTCGCCGAGGTGCACGACTTCTTCCCCCTGCTGCAGGCGCACGACCCCGACCACCGGCAACGGCTGGTACGCCGGATCCGCTCGGTGCGCGGCGAGGTCACGATCCGGACGGTCCTGCAGGCGCGGCCCGACTACGGCCGCGAGCGGCCCAGCCCGCAGCGCACCGACGCCGGGGTGCTCCTGGTCGACGGCGACGTACGCCTCGGCATCACGGCCACCCACGACCTCGAGGTGGTCGACGGCGGCGTGGCGGCGGAGGTGACCCTCGACCACGGGCAGGAGGCGCGCTTCACCCTGCACGTGCTGGAAGCCGGGGACGACCTCCCGGAGGAGTCGGACCTCGAGCACGCCTTCGAGGAGACGACCCGGTTCTGGAGGTCGTGGCTGGACCGTTCCCTCTACCGGGGCCGGTGGCGCGAGATGGTGCAGCGGTCCGCGATCACCCTCAAGCTGCTGACCCACGAGCCGACCGGTGCCGTGGTGGCCGCACCGACCACGAGCCTGCCCGAGGAGGTCGGGGGCGAGCGCAACTGGGACTACCGCTACGTGTGGGTCCGGGACGCCGCCTTCACGATCTACGCGCTGCTGCGGCTCGGCTTCACCGACGAGGCGGCGTCCTTCATGCGGTGGCTGTCCGAGCGCATGGGGGACGACACGACGTCGGAGGGCGGCTCCGACGGATCCGGCCTGGGGCCGCTGCGCAACCTCTACGACCTCGACGGCAACGTGCCCGGCACCGAGCACGAGCTCGACCACCTCCGCGGCCACGCCGACTCACGCCCGGTCCGGGTCGGCAACGCCGCCGCCGAGCAGCTGCAGCTCGACATCTACGGCGAGGTCATCGACTCGGTCTACCTCTACAACAAGTACGGACCCGGCATCAGCGTCGACGCGTGGCGGGACATGACCCGCATCGTCGACTGGGTGGCGGAGCACTGGGAACGTGAGGACGCCGGGATGTGGGAGATCCGGGACGACCCCCGGCCCCACACCACCTCCCGCCTGATGTGCTGGGTCGCCATCGAGCGGATGATCCGGATGGCCCGGCAGCGCGGCCTCCCCGGCGACCTCTCCGCCTGGGGCAGGGTGCGCGACGCGATCCAGCGCCACGTCGTGGAGGACTGCTGGAACGACGAGCTCGGTTCTTTCGTCCAGCACGCCGGCGGCGACACGGTCGACGCCGGGCTGCTGCTGATGCCGCTGGTGAAGTTCCTCGCCCCCAACGACCCACGGTTCCTCTCCACGCTCGAGGCGCTGGAGGACCGGCTGGTCGCCGACAGCCTGGTCTTCCGCTACGACCTCGGCCGCGCCCCCGACGGGCTCGACGGCGTCGAGGGCACGTTCTCGATCTGCTCGTTCTGGTACGTCGAGGCGCTGACCCGGGCGGGCCGGCTCGAGGACGCGCGGCTGGCGCTCGAGAAGATGTTCACCTACGCCAACCACCTCGGTCTGTACGCCGAGCAGGTGGGCCTGACCGGTGACCAGCTGGGCAACTTCCCGCAGGCCTTCACCCACC
- the glpD gene encoding glycerol-3-phosphate dehydrogenase, which yields MSAATPERPIDVLVVGGGITGVGIANDAATRGLSVGLLEQRDLASGTSSRSSKLVHGGLRYLEMLDFGLVREALSERGLQLTRLAPHLVRPVPFLYPLHRTLERPYVGAGLALYDAMAMLGKYDMGVPRHRHLFRKQVARIAPDLRTDELSGAIKYYDCQVDDARLVVSIARTAASYGAHVATRTRVSGFLRDGDQVVGVRATDLETGRELEVRARVVINAAGVWTDEIQQLAGAGRLHVRASKGIHLVVPRDRIRSECGIITRTEKSVLFVIPWGTHWIIGTTDTPWDLDKAHPAASRADIDYLLGHANRVLREPLDHTDVEGVYAGLRPLLSGETEPTSRISREHTVTVPAPGLVLIAGGKLTTWRVMAKDAIDAVVDLLEDTQAPVRTCITDRVPLAGASGFEARTNQRVMLARRAGLSLAHVDHLLGRYGGLIDELLDLMEESPGLAEPLEGSEGIYLRAEVVHAVTHEGARHLDDVLTRRTRISIETFDRGTVAARPTAELMAEALGWDESRVAEEVDHYLRRVEAERQSQRKLTDQEADEARVSAPEIAGPA from the coding sequence ATGAGCGCCGCGACCCCGGAGCGGCCGATCGACGTCCTCGTCGTCGGTGGGGGGATCACCGGCGTCGGCATCGCCAACGACGCCGCGACCCGCGGCCTCTCGGTAGGGCTGCTCGAGCAGCGCGACCTGGCCTCCGGCACCAGCAGCCGCAGCTCGAAGCTGGTCCACGGTGGGCTTCGCTACCTCGAGATGCTCGACTTCGGGCTGGTGCGCGAGGCGCTCTCCGAGCGCGGGCTGCAGCTGACGCGGCTGGCGCCCCACCTGGTGCGGCCGGTGCCCTTCCTCTACCCGCTCCACCGCACGCTCGAGCGGCCCTACGTCGGCGCCGGGCTGGCGCTCTACGACGCGATGGCGATGCTGGGCAAGTACGACATGGGCGTGCCACGCCACCGCCACCTGTTCCGCAAGCAGGTCGCGCGGATCGCCCCCGACCTGCGCACCGACGAGCTGTCCGGGGCGATCAAGTACTACGACTGCCAGGTCGACGACGCCCGCCTGGTCGTGTCGATCGCGCGGACGGCCGCCTCCTACGGCGCCCACGTCGCCACCCGCACCCGGGTGTCGGGGTTCCTCCGCGACGGTGACCAGGTCGTGGGGGTCCGGGCCACGGACCTCGAGACGGGTCGCGAGCTCGAGGTGCGGGCCCGGGTCGTCATCAACGCGGCCGGCGTCTGGACCGACGAGATCCAGCAGCTCGCGGGTGCGGGCCGGCTCCACGTCCGCGCCTCCAAGGGGATCCACCTCGTGGTGCCGCGCGACCGGATCCGTTCGGAGTGCGGGATCATCACCCGCACCGAGAAGTCCGTGCTCTTCGTCATCCCGTGGGGCACCCACTGGATCATCGGCACCACCGACACCCCGTGGGACCTCGACAAGGCCCATCCGGCCGCCAGTCGTGCCGACATCGACTACCTGCTCGGCCACGCCAACCGGGTGCTGCGGGAGCCGCTCGACCACACCGACGTCGAGGGGGTGTACGCCGGGCTGCGACCGCTCCTGTCGGGCGAGACCGAGCCGACCTCGCGGATCTCCCGCGAGCACACCGTCACCGTCCCGGCCCCGGGACTCGTGCTGATCGCCGGCGGCAAGCTGACGACGTGGCGGGTCATGGCCAAGGACGCCATCGACGCCGTGGTCGACCTGCTCGAGGACACCCAGGCGCCGGTGCGCACCTGCATCACCGACCGGGTCCCGCTCGCGGGCGCGTCCGGCTTCGAGGCCCGCACCAACCAGCGGGTCATGCTGGCGCGCCGCGCCGGGCTGAGCCTGGCCCACGTCGACCATCTGCTGGGCCGCTACGGCGGCCTGATCGACGAGCTGCTCGACCTGATGGAGGAGAGCCCCGGGCTGGCCGAGCCGTTGGAGGGCAGCGAGGGGATCTACCTGCGCGCCGAGGTGGTGCACGCGGTCACCCACGAGGGTGCCCGGCACCTCGACGACGTGCTCACCCGACGTACCCGCATCTCGATCGAGACCTTCGACCGCGGCACCGTCGCCGCCCGCCCGACGGCGGAGCTGATGGCGGAGGCGCTGGGGTGGGACGAGTCCCGCGTCGCCGAGGAGGTCGACCACTACCTGCGCCGGGTGGAGGCCGAGCGGCAGTCGCAGCGGAAGCTCACCGACCAGGAGGCCGACGAGGCCCGCGTGAGCGCGCCGGAGATCGCCGGCCCCGCTTGA
- a CDS encoding succinic semialdehyde dehydrogenase translates to MSATNPSGGPLVDGPADPEHDPRASYALEPDDVRRLTGRVLASGGETTPVSSPLNGQPLAHVPQSSTADVRDAVARARRAQETWARTPVAERAAVLLRLHDLVLDRQAEICDLVGLESGKARKDAFLEVAHVALTARYYARTAEDHLATRRVPGMFPGLTHVELNRVPKGVVGIISPWNYPFTMALCDGLPALAAGNAVVIKPDAQTMLTALLGAELLEQAGLPRDLWQVVAGPGKDIGPPLIEGSDYICFTGSTATGRLIASQCADRLIGCSLELGGKNPLLVLRDADLEKAAEGATRAAFSNAGQLCVSTERFYVADQVYDRFVERFVARTEAMTLGSTLDWSVDMGPLISQQQLDTVTTHVEDAVSKGARLLTGGRPRPDLGPYFYEPTILEGVTPEMTCFGHETFGPVVALYRFHDEADAVARANQGDYGLNASIYSQDGRRARQIAREIRCGTVNINEGFGATFGTLAAPMGGMRQSGMGRRQGSEGILRYTETQSVGTQRGLRIGPSFGLDQEQYAAVMTASLRVLKKLGRA, encoded by the coding sequence ATGAGCGCCACCAACCCCTCCGGCGGACCGCTGGTCGACGGTCCGGCCGACCCCGAGCACGACCCCCGCGCTTCCTACGCACTCGAGCCCGACGACGTACGCCGGCTGACCGGCCGCGTCCTCGCCAGCGGCGGGGAGACCACGCCCGTCTCGTCGCCGCTCAACGGCCAGCCGCTGGCCCACGTGCCCCAGTCGTCGACCGCCGACGTGCGGGACGCCGTCGCGCGGGCCCGCCGCGCCCAGGAGACCTGGGCCCGCACCCCGGTGGCCGAGCGGGCCGCCGTGCTGCTGCGCCTCCACGACCTGGTCCTCGACCGGCAGGCCGAGATCTGTGACCTGGTCGGTCTGGAGTCCGGCAAGGCGCGCAAGGACGCGTTCCTCGAGGTGGCCCACGTCGCGCTCACCGCGCGCTACTACGCCCGCACCGCCGAGGACCACCTCGCGACCCGGCGGGTCCCGGGCATGTTCCCGGGTCTCACCCACGTGGAGCTCAACCGGGTGCCGAAGGGTGTCGTGGGCATCATCTCGCCCTGGAACTACCCCTTCACGATGGCGCTCTGCGACGGGCTGCCGGCGCTGGCTGCCGGGAACGCCGTGGTCATCAAGCCCGACGCCCAGACCATGCTCACCGCGCTGCTGGGGGCCGAGCTGCTCGAGCAGGCCGGCCTCCCGCGCGACCTCTGGCAGGTCGTGGCCGGCCCGGGCAAGGACATCGGTCCGCCGCTCATCGAGGGCTCCGACTACATCTGCTTCACCGGCTCGACGGCCACGGGCCGGCTCATCGCCTCCCAGTGTGCCGACCGGTTGATCGGGTGCTCGCTGGAGCTCGGCGGCAAGAACCCGTTGCTGGTGCTCCGGGACGCCGACCTGGAGAAGGCCGCCGAGGGTGCCACCCGCGCGGCGTTCTCCAACGCCGGACAGCTCTGCGTCTCCACCGAGCGGTTCTACGTCGCCGACCAGGTCTACGACCGCTTCGTCGAGCGGTTCGTGGCCCGGACCGAGGCGATGACGCTCGGCTCCACGCTCGACTGGTCGGTCGACATGGGTCCCCTGATCTCCCAGCAGCAGCTCGACACGGTCACCACCCACGTCGAGGACGCGGTGAGCAAGGGCGCGAGGCTGCTCACCGGCGGCCGCCCCCGCCCCGACCTCGGCCCGTACTTCTACGAGCCGACGATCCTCGAGGGCGTCACCCCCGAGATGACCTGCTTCGGCCACGAGACCTTCGGGCCGGTGGTGGCGCTCTACCGCTTCCACGACGAGGCCGACGCGGTGGCGCGGGCCAACCAGGGCGACTACGGCCTCAACGCCTCGATCTACAGCCAGGACGGCCGTCGCGCCCGGCAGATCGCCCGCGAGATCAGGTGCGGGACGGTCAACATCAACGAGGGCTTCGGAGCGACCTTCGGGACGCTGGCCGCCCCCATGGGCGGCATGCGGCAGTCCGGGATGGGGCGCCGGCAGGGGAGCGAGGGCATCCTCCGCTACACCGAGACGCAGTCGGTCGGCACCCAGCGCGGCCTACGCATCGGACCGTCGTTCGGGCTGGACCAGGAGCAGTACGCCGCGGTGATGACCGCCTCGCTGCGCGTGCTCAAGAAGCTGGGGCGTGCCTGA
- the guaB gene encoding IMP dehydrogenase — protein MEVPEKFAALGLTYDDVLLLPGHSDLAPSDIDTTSRLTREISLRVPLVSAAMDTVTESRMAIAMARQGGLGVLHRNLSVADQAYQVDLVKRTQTGIISNPVTIGPDATLEDLDRICGEYRVSGLPVVDVEERLLGICTNRDLRFTPVAEWATTKVDEVMTRMPLVTGHVGISRDEATALLRKHKRERLPLVDEQGRLAGLITVKDFVKSEQFPKASKDADGRLMVGAAIGYFGDAWDRATTLVEAGVDVLVADTAHGNVRLLLDMVARLKSDPATAHVQVIGGNVATREGAQAFVDAGADAVKVGVGPGSICTTRVVTGVGVPQITAVHDASLACRPAGVPVIADGGMKYSGEIAKAIVAGADTVMVGSLLAGCEESPGELVFVNGKQYKSYRGMGSLGAMSSRGKKSYSKDRYFQAEVASDDEIVPEGIEGQVAYRGPLAAVAHQLIGGLNQSMFYVGARTVPELQEKGRFVRITSASLTESHPHGVQMTSEAPNYTGR, from the coding sequence GTGGAGGTCCCTGAGAAGTTCGCCGCGCTCGGTCTCACCTACGACGACGTGCTGCTGCTGCCCGGCCACTCCGACCTGGCACCCAGCGACATCGACACCACCTCGCGGTTGACCCGCGAGATCTCGCTGCGCGTGCCGCTCGTCAGCGCGGCCATGGACACCGTGACCGAGTCGCGGATGGCGATCGCGATGGCGCGCCAAGGCGGTCTCGGGGTGCTGCACCGCAACCTGTCGGTCGCCGACCAGGCCTACCAGGTCGACCTCGTGAAGCGGACCCAGACCGGCATCATCTCCAACCCCGTCACGATCGGGCCCGATGCGACGCTGGAGGACCTCGACCGGATCTGTGGGGAGTACCGCGTCTCGGGCCTGCCGGTCGTCGACGTGGAGGAGCGGCTGCTCGGCATCTGCACCAACCGCGACCTGCGTTTCACCCCGGTCGCGGAGTGGGCCACCACCAAGGTGGACGAGGTCATGACGCGGATGCCGCTGGTCACCGGCCACGTCGGCATCTCCCGCGACGAGGCCACGGCACTGCTGCGCAAGCACAAGAGGGAGCGGCTCCCGCTCGTCGACGAGCAGGGCCGTCTCGCGGGCCTGATCACCGTCAAGGACTTCGTGAAGTCCGAGCAGTTCCCGAAGGCGTCCAAGGACGCCGACGGTCGGCTCATGGTCGGTGCCGCGATCGGCTACTTCGGCGACGCCTGGGACCGCGCGACCACGCTGGTCGAGGCGGGCGTCGACGTGCTGGTGGCCGACACCGCCCACGGCAACGTGCGGCTGCTGCTCGACATGGTCGCCCGGCTGAAGTCCGACCCCGCGACCGCCCACGTTCAGGTGATCGGCGGCAACGTCGCGACCCGTGAGGGCGCGCAGGCCTTCGTCGACGCGGGGGCCGACGCGGTCAAGGTCGGCGTCGGGCCGGGTTCGATCTGCACCACCCGGGTCGTCACCGGCGTGGGGGTCCCCCAGATCACCGCGGTCCACGACGCCTCGCTGGCGTGCCGGCCCGCCGGCGTACCCGTCATCGCCGACGGGGGCATGAAGTACTCCGGCGAGATCGCGAAGGCGATCGTCGCGGGCGCCGACACGGTCATGGTGGGGTCGCTGCTCGCCGGCTGCGAGGAGTCACCCGGTGAGCTGGTGTTCGTCAACGGCAAGCAGTACAAGTCCTACCGCGGGATGGGCTCGCTCGGCGCGATGAGCAGCCGGGGCAAGAAGTCGTACTCGAAGGACCGCTACTTCCAGGCCGAGGTGGCCTCCGACGACGAGATCGTCCCCGAGGGCATCGAGGGCCAGGTGGCCTACCGGGGACCGCTGGCCGCCGTCGCCCACCAGCTGATCGGCGGCCTCAACCAGTCGATGTTCTACGTCGGCGCGCGGACCGTCCCCGAGCTGCAGGAGAAGGGTCGGTTCGTGCGCATCACCTCGGCCTCGCTCACCGAGAGCCACCCCCACGGGGTCCAGATGACCAGCGAGGCCCCCAACTACACCGGCCGCTGA